A stretch of Cucumis sativus cultivar 9930 chromosome 2, Cucumber_9930_V3, whole genome shotgun sequence DNA encodes these proteins:
- the LOC101218014 gene encoding chaperone protein dnaJ C76, chloroplastic, with the protein MAHLLSPVCTDTIILQSQPPILLTPWRSLPKPTPSFGRAPGRRNCGSLKVASRDSASTESVADDYYAVLGLLPDASPEQIKKAYYNCMKECHPDLTGDDQDTTNFCMFINEVYEVLSDPVQRLVYDEIHGYALTAINPFIDDSSTKDLAFVDEFSCIGCKNCANVAPDVFGIEEDFGRARVYSQCGNQQRVQEAIDSCPVDCIHWTSAAQLSLLEDEMRRVERVNVAFMLSGMGSSAVDVFRLASSRWEKRQAKVLEKAKVRMTKKKKNSDTDDSYWSNLWGTPKDQRNSEEETNERAKRAAAAARRWREYSRRGVDKPPTFKLPESISGSDN; encoded by the exons ATGGCTCACTTGCTCTCTCCTGTCTGTACAGACACCATCATACTCCAATCTCAACCTCCCATTCTTCTTACTCCATGGCGTTCTCTTCCTAAGCCTACCCCTTCTTTTGGCCGCGCCCCTGGCAGACGGAACTGCGGCAGTTTGAAGGTCGCCTCAAGGGATTCCGCATCCACGGAGTCCGTTGCCGATGATTATTATGCTGTTTTAGGATTG CTTCCAGATGCCAGCCCGGAGCAGATTAAGAAGGCCTATTATAATTGTATGAAAGAGTGCCATCCAGATTTGACTGGTGATGATCAAGACACCACGAATTTCTGCATGTTCATCAATGAAGTCTATGAG GTGCTTAGTGACCCAGTCCAGCGTTTGGTTTATGATGAAATTCATGGATATGCTTTGACTGCAATTAACCCTTTTATAGACGATTCAAGCACAAAGGATCTTgcttttgttgatgaattcaGCTGTATAG GCTGCAAAAATTGTGCCAATGTGGCCCCTGATGTCTTTGGAATTGAAGAAGATTTCGGACGAGCTCGTGTGTACAGCCAGTGTGGAAATCAACAACGAGTCCAAGAAGCAATTGATAGTTG TCCAGTCGATTGCATCCATTGGACATCAGCTGCACAATTATCTCTGCTCGAAGATGAAATGCGCAGGGTGGAAAGAGTGAAT GTTGCATTTATGCTGTCCGGAATGGGATCATCAGCTGTGGATGTTTTTAGATTG GCAAGTTCCCGATGGGAAAAGAGGCAAGCAAAAGTCTTG GAAAAAGCAAAGGTGAGGATGacgaaaaagaagaagaattccGATACCGATGATTCATACTGGAGCAATCTTTGGGGGACGCCTAAAGATCAAAGAAATTCAG AAGAGGAAACAAATGAAAGAGCAAAGAGAGCTGCAGCTGCTGCTCGACGATGGAGAGAGTACTCTAGACGAGGTGTTGACAAACCTCCTACTTTCAAACTTCCCGAGTCGATCTCCGGCAGCGACAACTGA
- the LOC105434720 gene encoding uncharacterized protein LOC105434720 has protein sequence MAAEEILPLFDLFWFQREIFARNPLLKTHSSAPEIHFQSPDSEYAVSSSMNFPASKTAVHSTNNQKLETIVSSKVREFSVEENYEKMKIMGKVKRLSKSLSELEFEELKGFMDLGFVFSEEDKNDTNLASIIPGLQRFGEKKEEKQKQIEDGVLLKRPYLSEAWEDVEKENDKKRILMKWRVPSLGATEMDIKHHLKFWAHTVASTVR, from the coding sequence ATGGCAGCCGAAGAAATCCTCCCACTTTTTGATCTCTTCTGGTTCCAACGGGAAATTTTCGCCAGAAACCCGCTTTTGAAAACCCACTCCTCGGCGCCGGAAATCCACTTTCAGAGCCCAGATAGCGAGTATGCTGTAAGCTCCTCAATGAATTTCCCAGCTTCCAAAACCGCCGTTCACTCCACCAATAATCAAAAGCTTGAAACCATTGTTTCCAGTAAGGTAAGGGAATTTTCCGTTGAAGAGAAttatgaaaagatgaaaattatgGGTAAAGTGAAAAGGCTGAGTAAGAGTTTATCAGAGTTGGAATTTGAAGAACTGAAAGGATTTATGGATTTGGGATTTGTATTTAGtgaagaagacaaaaatgatacaaatttgGCTTCAATAATTCCTGGGTTACAAAGATTTGGcgagaaaaaagaggaaaaacaaaaacagattGAAGATGGAGTACTTCTGAAAAGGCCATATTTATCCGAAGCTTGGGAAGAtgttgagaaagaaaatgataagaaaagGATTTTGATGAAATGGAGAGTTCCAAGTTTAGGAGCAACTGAAATGGATATCAAACATCATCTCAAATTTTGGGCTCATACAGTGGCTTCAACTGTCAGATAA